The Vigna radiata var. radiata cultivar VC1973A unplaced genomic scaffold, Vradiata_ver6 scaffold_386, whole genome shotgun sequence genome contains a region encoding:
- the LOC106780045 gene encoding probable anion transporter 3, chloroplastic, which yields MSTLYTAPPLLRFSSRRSPSLAPHLSFGNWGKSQLGFVPRISPAKLQWKGREGKCRKWGVRCTAEGIDGGMFVKGREEGIAFSIIPERLKVVSLVACVMCLCNADRVVMSVAIVPLAAKHGWSSSFLGIVQSSFLWGYIFSSVIGGALVDKYGGKRVLAWGVFLWSLATILTPLAANHSTMSLLAIRAFFGLAEGVAFPSMSTLISRWFPTNERASALGMSMAGFHLGNVVGLLLTPIMLSTIGISGPFILFSSLGLLWMMTWAYRVTDDPAESNFISRAEQRLIQAGKTASQKKSNKFPPVHLLLSKLPSWAIIFANAMNNWGYFVLLSWMPVYFKSVYNVNLKHAAWFSAVPWATMAMSGYLAGVASDFLIKGGYPTIFVRKFMQTIGFLGPAVTLLCLNYANTPTIAATLLTIALSLSSFSQAGYMLNIQDIAPQYAGTLHGISNSAGTVAAIISTIGTGYFVQWLGSFQAFLTVTAGLYIVTTIFWNLFATSDQVL from the exons atGTCTACCTTATACACAGCACCACCCCTCTTACGTTTTTCCTCCAGGAGGTCTCCATCTTTGGCACCCCATTTGAGTTTTGGTAATTGGGGAAAATCACAGTTGGGATTTGTGCCCAGAATCTCACCAGCAAAGTTGCAATGGAAAGGCAGAGAAGGGAAGTGCCGGAAATGGGGTGTGAGGTGCACTGCAGAAGGCATAGATGGAGGCATGTTTGTGAAAGGTAGAGAAGAAGGTATAGCTTTCAGCATCATCCCGGAGAGGTTGAAGGTGGTGTCTTTGGTTGCATGTGTCATGTGTTTGTGTAATGCAGATCGTGTGGTTATGTCTGTGGCCATTGTTCCACTTGCTGCCAAACATGGCTGGTCAAGTTCTTTTCTGGGCATTGTTCAG TCATCGTTCCTTTGGGGTTACATATTCTCTTCGGTGATTGGCGGAGCTTTGGTAGATAAATATGGAGGAAAGAGGGTGTTAGCCTGGGGTGTGTTTTTGTGGTCTTTGGCAACAATTCTCACACCTTTGGCAGCCAACCATTCCACAATGAGCTTGTTGGCCATTCGTGCTTTCTTTGGATTGGCTGAAGGAGTAGCTTTTCCATCCATGAGCACTCTTATATCAAG GTGGTTTCCAACTAATGAGAGGGCAAGTGCACTCGGAATGTCAATGGCTGGATTTCATCTAGGCAATGTTGTCGGCTTATTGCTGACACCAATTATGTTGTCCACTATAGGAATTTCAGGTCCTTTCATCTTATTCTCATCCCTTGGTTTGCTCTGGATGATGACATGGGCATATAGAGTCACAGATGATCCTGCAGAAAGTAATTTCATCAGCAGAGCAGAACAAAGGTTAATCCAAGCTGGGAAAACTGCTTCACAAAAGAAAAGCAACAAGTTTCCACCAGTACATCTTCTGTTATCAAAATTGCCATCATGGGCTATAATATTTGCCAATGCAATGAATAACTGG GGTTACTTTGTTCTCCTCTCATGGATGCCGGTTTATTTCAAAAGT GTGTATAATGTGAACTTGAAGCATGCAGCTTGGTTTAGTGCGGTTCCATGGGCAACAATGGCTATGTCGGGTTATCTAGCCGGTGTTGCATCAGACTTCTTAATCAAGGGAGGGTACCCCACAATATTTGTCCGGAAGTTTATGCAG ACCATTGGATTCCTTGGGCCGGCAGTGACCTTGCTCTGCTTGAATTATGCCAATACACCCACCATTGCTGCAACACTCTTGACTATTGCTTTGAGCCTGAGTTCTTTCAGTCAGGCTGGTTATATGCTTAACATACAA GATATTGCTCCTCAGTATGCAGGAACTCTACATG GAATCTCAAACTCCGCTGGAACTGTAGCGGCTATCATAAGCACAATTGGAACTGGTTATTTTGTACAGTGGCTGGGATCATTTCAAGCATTTTTAACTGTAACAGCTGGTCTCTATATCGTGACAACAATTTTTTGGAATCTTTTTGCCACAAGCGACCAAGTCTTGTGA